The nucleotide window CTTGCGCCAGAGCGTAGTCTTGTGAATCCCGAGCTCATGGGCGGCGGCGGTGCGATTCCAGTTGTTGCGCTGGAGGCAGTTGCGGATGAATTGCGCCTCGATCTCGCGGAAATTGAGATCCAATGGACTCGCGATGGCCTTCTCCAATTCCGGTCGCAGGTATTGCGGCAAGTGTGCCGGCAAAATCATGTTGCCGCGGCACAACACGAAAGCGTGCTCGATGATATTTTCCAGTTCGCGCACGTTTCCCTGAAAGTCGTGATTCATGAGGATCGCGAGCGTATCGGGTGAGACGCCCGCGATCTCCTTCCCGCGAAGCCGGTTAAAGCGGGCGACAAGGTGGTCCACCAGGAGCGGAACGTCTTCCATCCTTTTTCGCAAGGGCGGCAAGGAGAGTTTCACCACATTGATGCGGTAGTACAAGTCCTGGCGGAACCGGCCGCTTGCCACCAACTGAGTCAGGTCCTTGTTCGTTGCGGTGACGACCCGCACGTTTGCGGATACAGACTGAGTCGAGCCAAGCGGCTCATAAATCCGCTCCTGCAGCACGCGCAGCAATCTCACCTGCAGCGCAGGCGAAACATCCCCGATCTCGTCAAGAAAGATTGTGCCGCTGTCGGCAAGTGCAAACCTGCCCGGCTTGTCCTTCTTGGCGTCTGTAAACGCGCCCGCCTTATAGCCGAACAGCTCCGACTCGAGCAGCGTGTCCGGCAGGGCGCCGCAGTTGACCGTGATCATTGGTTTCTTGCGGCGGTGGCTCAAGCTATGAATCGCCCGCGCAAAAAGCTCCTTTCCCGTTCCACTCTCCCCCTCGAGAAGGACAGTGCTGTCGCTTTCCGCAATTTCGGGCATGATGTCGAACAACTCCTGCATTTTGTGATTCTTGCTGATTATATCGGCGAACGTGTATTTGCGGCCGATCTCCTTTCGAAGATCCTCGACAACACTCAGATCCCGGAAAGTCTCCACTCCGCCAATCGTTCGCCCGTCGGCGCCCTTGAGTAAGGCGGTTGAAATGCTTATGGGAATGCGCTCGCCTTCCGCCGTAATGATAAACACCGCCTTGTTGACGATTTGCTGGCCGCTCTCCAGCGTGTGGCGCAAGGCGCAACTGCCCTCGCAAATGCTGGCCTTGAATACGTCGCAGCATTTCCGCCCAATGGCTTCCTGACGAGGAATGCCGGTTATCTCCTCGGCGGCTCGATTGAATGAGGTAATCTTCCACTCACCGTCAACCGTAAAAACGCCGTCAGCAATGCTGTCAAGAATGATGTCGCGCTCTTCGCTTCGCTTTATATGATTCTTGTATTCCATAAGACCACATCCGTAAATCCCATAACGCTATTTTATAGCAAAGGCGGAAGGATGTCAATGCAAATCTGCAACGACAGGCGGCGTCTCCATTTGCGAATGCGCAATACTGGTCGTATCTGCCGCCCAAGATTCAGATGCTCGTTTTGGTGATAACACCTTGCAATTAAGATATTTACGATCAAGATGACGGCTTCTTATTCTTTTGGCATAATGGATGCTCTTTAGGGAAACTGAGGAACAAAAAATGAAAGTAGCTTTTCCCGTATGGCAATCAAGAATATCGCCGGTCTTCGATACTGCCGAGCATCTGGTGATTCTTGAGGTTGAGGAGGGCCACGAAGTTGCTCGGATGGAGTATCCCATCATCGGTTTGCCGCCCGCTCAGCGCGCCAAACGTCTGGAGGAGCTCGAGGTGGACTCGCTGATATGCGGGGCCGTATCAAGGCATTTGGCGAATATGTTGAAGGCAAACGGCATCGAGGTCATTCCGTGGATATCGGGTGCGGTCGACGATGTTTTGCCGAGATACCTGAACGGACTCCCGCTGGACGGACCGTTTCTGATGCCGGGATGCAACCGGCAGAACCGAAGACAATGCAGGCGAGCCCGCCGACATATGACCAAATATCCGGAGGAAACGTTATGAAAATTGCGATAACATCTCAGGGAGACGCGATGCAGAGCCCGGTTGATCCACGCTTTGGGCGCGCGAAATTTTTTCTTGTAATCGATTCCGAGACCGGCGAATTCAAAGCCGTTGATAATGCAGTGAACCTGCAGGCGGCGCAGGGGGCGGGCATTCAGGCCGGCCGCGCAGTGGCGGAATTAGGCGTGAAAGCGATTGTCACCGGAAATGTGGGCCCAAAGGCTTTCTCGATATTGAATGCGGCGGGGATACAGATATATTTGGGCGCCTCGGGCACTGTCGAGCACGCTCTTCGGCAATTCAAAGAAGGTGCTTTACAGTCGACCGACGGCGCCAATGTCGAAGGACATTGGATTTGACGGCAGGAGGTTTTTGCCGAAGGAGGTGAGCAGCATGCCACGCGGTGATGGAACTGGACCGATGGGCGCCGGCCCAATGACGGGTAGAGCCGCCGGCTACTGTGCCGGTTATGGAGTGCCAGGATCGATGAATCCAGCGTTTCCCGGTGCCGGGCGCGGACGCGGCGGTTTCTGGGGACGCGGCGGCGGCGGACGCGGCCGGCGTAATTGGTTCTATGCAACCGGCGTACCAGGCTGGGCGCGGTTTGGCTCGGTCTGGCCGCAAGCGGGCTGGGGTCCGTCCCCCGTCGGGCCGACGCGCGAGCAGGAATTGGAGGCGCTCCAGCAGCAGGCGAGCTACTTCAATGAAGCTCTTGAGGACATCAAACAGCGGATCGACGAACTGAGCAAGGAGAAAAAAAGCTAATCCAGCTTGACAGGTTCTCCTGTCCGAAGGGGGATGGCCTGTGGCAACGGATGGCGCCAACCAGACGGTTCGGCCGTGGTTGATTGACAGAGAAAGGTTGCCCCCCCATAGCAGCCTTAAGTCATAGCCGCAGGCTATTCCCCCGATTTTTCAAACGAACAACTGATAGACCGATAGGGTGGACCCGAGGAAGGCCACCTGTGGAACCGGCGAAGGAAAGGGAAGGCTTCTGAATATTCTGGAGAAAAAAGGTGTCAGGGTTGCGGTTGCCAGCGGCAAAGGCGGGACCGGGAAGACCACTATCGCGACAAACCTTGCCGCCTGCCTGGCTCAGCAATGGCTGCCCGTGTTCTACGTTGATTGCGACGTCGAAGAGCCGAACGGACACATATTTTTGCTGCCCGAGATCACCAAGACGCATGCCGTGGGTGTACCCGTGCCCGAAGTACATGAAGAATTGTGCAGCGGCTGTGGACTGTGCGGAAAAACATGCCAGTTCAGCGCGATTATCGTCATCGACAAGCAAGTGCTGACGTTCCCCGAGCTTTGCCATGGCTGCGGCGGATGCGCTCTCGTGTGCCCGGAGAAGGCAATCGAGGAGAAGCAGCGGGAAGTCGGTCAGATTCGCATGGGCATATCAGGATCCCTCGGATTTCTCGACGGAAAGATGCGAGTGGGCGAGGCGATGTCGGCTCCGCTCATTCGGGCCGTGAAGGAGAACATACCGGTAAAGAGCATCGCTATTATCGATGCGCCGCCAGGAACGTCCTGTCCCGTCATCGAGGCTGTAAAGGACACCGATTTCGTGCTCCTGGTAACGGAGCCGACCCCGTTCGGTTTGAACGATCTTGTTCTGGCGGTCGAGATGGTTCGCGAGATCGGGTTGCCGCTCGGCGTAATCATAAACCAAAGCGACATCGGAACCGATGAGACGCTGAAATATTGCGAGGCCGAACAGATTGCTGTGCTTCTCCAACTCCCTCACGACCGCCAAATCGCCCAAGCGTATTCACAAGGGCATCTGGCCGTGCAAGCACTGCCATGGTTCAGAGGCCGCATGGCGGAAATAGCGAATTACATTTTATCACTGGATAAAGCGGAAAATCTCAGATGAAACAACTCGTGGTTCTCAGCGGCAAAGGAGGGACGGGCAAGACCAGCCTCGTCGCTTCCTTTGCCGCGCTGGCGCAAAGAAAAATATTCGCCGATTGCGACGTCGATGCGGCCGACCTGCATCTGGTGGTAGGCGCCCGCATCCGGCATCGGGAGCTCTTCCGCAGCGGGAAGAAGGCCCGGATTCTGTCTGTAAAATGCACCGAATGCGGCGAATGCGAGCGCGTGTGCAGGTTCGACGCGGTCAAAAAGAACGGCGTGGTGCCGGCCTGTTTCCATATAGACCGAATAAGTTGTGAGGGCTGCGGCGTTTGCCTGCAGGTTTGTCCTGCCGATGCCATTGTTCTGGAGGAGGTAGTCAGCGGAGAGTGGTTTGTCTCCGAGACCCGTTATGGGCCAATGACGCACGCGAAGCTCGGAATAGCCGAAGGAAATTCCGGAAAACTGGTCTCGCTGGTGCGAAGCCAGGCGCGCGGTATCGCCCTCAAAGAAGGGCTTAATCTGATAATCATTGATGGGCCGCCGGGTATCGGATGTCCGGTAATTGCATCTATCACCGGGACTGATTTGGTTCTGGTTGTGACCGAGCCGACGCTCTCAGGATTGCATGATCTCCGCCGGGTGCACCAGCTCGCGAATCATTTCAAAATCAGAACCGTCGTCTGCATTAACAAATTCGACCTGAATCCGGAGATGTCGACCACAATTGAAGATGCCTGTCGAGCCGACGGAATCGAAGTGATCGGGCGCATCCCCTACGATCGCATCGTAACGGAAGCGCAGGTTCATTTCACGAGTGTGATCGAATATTCCAACGGCTCCGTATCGGAAGAAATCAAGAGGATCTGGAAGAGAGTTGCTCAGATACTTGACGCAGACGAGGGCCAGAAAAAACTTTCCGGCCCCCTTGTTCAGCACGGAGAATAAATTTTCAGGAGGAAAAGAATGGAAGCAACTGAGTGCGGAACATGTGGAAAAGACGACTGCTCCGCAAAGACGCAGAAAAAAGATGAGGACACCAAGGATTTCCTTGACCGCCAGGCGCTCCAAAAACGGATGTGCAAAATCAAACACAAAGTGGTCGTTCTTTCGGGCAAAGGAGGCGTCGGCAAAAGCACCGTCGCCGTCAATATGGCGATGTCGCTGGCGCTCGCCAAAAGGAAGGTCGGCCTGCTGGATGTCGATGTGCACGGACCAAGCGTCCCGACGCTGCTCGGACTCGAGGGCTACCGGCCGAACGTTGTTGATGGCACAATCTATCCGACGCTCTTCGAAGATAAACTCAAGGTCATGTCGCTTGG belongs to Candidatus Abyssobacteria bacterium SURF_5 and includes:
- a CDS encoding (4Fe-4S)-binding protein, whose protein sequence is MEKKGVRVAVASGKGGTGKTTIATNLAACLAQQWLPVFYVDCDVEEPNGHIFLLPEITKTHAVGVPVPEVHEELCSGCGLCGKTCQFSAIIVIDKQVLTFPELCHGCGGCALVCPEKAIEEKQREVGQIRMGISGSLGFLDGKMRVGEAMSAPLIRAVKENIPVKSIAIIDAPPGTSCPVIEAVKDTDFVLLVTEPTPFGLNDLVLAVEMVREIGLPLGVIINQSDIGTDETLKYCEAEQIAVLLQLPHDRQIAQAYSQGHLAVQALPWFRGRMAEIANYILSLDKAENLR
- a CDS encoding (4Fe-4S)-binding protein, translating into MKQLVVLSGKGGTGKTSLVASFAALAQRKIFADCDVDAADLHLVVGARIRHRELFRSGKKARILSVKCTECGECERVCRFDAVKKNGVVPACFHIDRISCEGCGVCLQVCPADAIVLEEVVSGEWFVSETRYGPMTHAKLGIAEGNSGKLVSLVRSQARGIALKEGLNLIIIDGPPGIGCPVIASITGTDLVLVVTEPTLSGLHDLRRVHQLANHFKIRTVVCINKFDLNPEMSTTIEDACRADGIEVIGRIPYDRIVTEAQVHFTSVIEYSNGSVSEEIKRIWKRVAQILDADEGQKKLSGPLVQHGE
- a CDS encoding PAS domain-containing protein, producing MEYKNHIKRSEERDIILDSIADGVFTVDGEWKITSFNRAAEEITGIPRQEAIGRKCCDVFKASICEGSCALRHTLESGQQIVNKAVFIITAEGERIPISISTALLKGADGRTIGGVETFRDLSVVEDLRKEIGRKYTFADIISKNHKMQELFDIMPEIAESDSTVLLEGESGTGKELFARAIHSLSHRRKKPMITVNCGALPDTLLESELFGYKAGAFTDAKKDKPGRFALADSGTIFLDEIGDVSPALQVRLLRVLQERIYEPLGSTQSVSANVRVVTATNKDLTQLVASGRFRQDLYYRINVVKLSLPPLRKRMEDVPLLVDHLVARFNRLRGKEIAGVSPDTLAILMNHDFQGNVRELENIIEHAFVLCRGNMILPAHLPQYLRPELEKAIASPLDLNFREIEAQFIRNCLQRNNWNRTAAAHELGIHKTTLWRKMKRLGIDLPE
- a CDS encoding dinitrogenase iron-molybdenum cofactor biosynthesis protein, yielding MKIAITSQGDAMQSPVDPRFGRAKFFLVIDSETGEFKAVDNAVNLQAAQGAGIQAGRAVAELGVKAIVTGNVGPKAFSILNAAGIQIYLGASGTVEHALRQFKEGALQSTDGANVEGHWI